In a genomic window of Schistocerca gregaria isolate iqSchGreg1 chromosome 5, iqSchGreg1.2, whole genome shotgun sequence:
- the LOC126273134 gene encoding ejaculatory bulb-specific protein 3-like, translating to MKAALVLVSALAVIVVAAAEEKYTTKYDNVNLDEIIANDRLLNKYAQCLLENDDTNCTADGKELKSVIPDALSNECAKCNEKQKEGTKKVLKHLINHKPDIWAQLKAKYDPDGTYSKKYEDREKELHQ from the exons ATGAAGGCTGCCCTGGTACTCGTCTCGGCGTTAGCCGTCATTGTGGTCGCCGCCGCGGAAGAGAAGTACACCACCAAGTACGACAACGTCAACCTGGACGAGATCATTGCCAACGACCGCCTGCTCAACAAGTACGCCCAGTGCTTGCTGGAGAATGACGACACCAACTGTACTGCCGACGGGAAGGAGCTGAAGA GTGTCATCCCCGACGCGCTGAGCAACGAGTGCGCCAAGTGCAACGAGAAGCAGAAGGAGGGCACCAAGAAGGTGCTGAAGCACCTCATCAACCACAAGCCCGACATCTGGGCGCAGCTGAAGGCCAAGTACGACCCCGACGGCACCTACAGCAAGAAGTACGAGGACAGGGAGAAGGAACTCCACCAATAA